ACGCCCGCCATCCCGCCATCCGAACAGAGCGATGCCCGGCGCCCGGCCAACCGGGTCCCGCGACCAGCACGCCCGGGCCGACGCCCACCCACACATCCAGCAGAAGAACCGGATATCCCCTCAAATTGCTGCGGGGGCGGTGGCGGATTTGTCGCCCTGGGTGAAGAAAATCTGGATTTCCGGATGAAATCCGCCAAGGTCAAGGTGGATCAGGTCAATAAAACCGGGGCCAAGATCTTGACCACAGCCTGTGAGAACTGCCATACCCAGCTCAGCAATTTAAATGACCATTACCAAATGGGAGTGGAGGTAAAATTTCTATCCTCCATGGTGGCCGATGCCCTGGTGCAGTAGGACTTATTGACTATTCATTCGGAAACTTCGGGTTTCCGGATGAGAAAGGAGGGCCTCAAACAAAAACAGGGGGATTTTTTAAAAAGATCGCAAACAATTGGTAAGGAGGAAAAATGAAAAAGAGATTTTCTGTATTAATTGTTTTTTTGGTGATGGTCGTTGGTATACCTTACGGATATGCCACCAATGGGGATAATCTGATGAACATAGGCCCCATTTCCAGGTCCATGGGCGGGGTCGGTATAGCGGCCCCTCAGGACGCCATCAGTGCGGTATTCGCCAATCCGGCGGCTATGTGCTTTGGACCCTTTTGTCCCAATTCCGAGTTTAACTTTGCCGGGACCCTCTTTATGCCCAAGGTTGATGCCAAAATCAACCTGGGAGGGACGACCTATCAAGCCAACAGTACTGAAAGTGTATATGCCATTCCGGCCATCGGCCTGTCTGTCCCGATCACCAACGCCCTGCCCCTCTGGCGATTCGGCCTGGCGGCTTACGGGGTTACCGGACTTGGAGTAGATTACCGGAACACGGCCCTGGATCAATCCCGCTTTGCAGGATTTGGCGGTTTTCCTCTGGTGGCCGGGGAATATACCGGCTTGCAGATCATGAAGTTCGCCCCTTCCATCGCTTTTCAGCCCGACAGTCGATTTTCCATCGGCCTGGCCACCCATATCGACTATGCCACTCTTGACTTACGCAGCGGGTCATCCAACGGCTATGGATTCGGGGTCCAATTAGGCACGATCTATAAAATCCATGACCGGGTTTCTATGGGACTTACTTATCTGACCCCTCAGACCGTAAAGCATGCCAAGGTCAGGGATTTTGACGGCGACGGTTCGGCCGACGACCTGGAGTTGGAAGCCCCCCAACAGGTGGGATTGGGGGTAGCTTTTGATCTTATTCCCAATATGTTTTTGATTGAATTAAACGGGAAGTGGATCAATTGGAACAATGCCAAGGGATACAGTGACTTTGATTGGAAAGATCAGTATGTCTTCGGCGTTGGTGCCCAATATAAAGTCACCCCCAAGTTGGCCCTGCGAGCCGGATACAATTACGGGAATAATCCGGTGAGTGAGCATAATAATTTTGTTGGTTTTGCTCCCAAACAGGTCCAGGGAAAAACCATGCCGACTTATTACTATGAAACCTTCAGGGCCATCGGATTTCCGGCGGTGGTCGAACATCATGTGACCTTCGGCATCGGTTACGAATTTAGCAATCGTTTTGCCATCAACCTCGGCTATACCCATGCCTTTTCAAACAGCATAAAGGAACGGGGCACGGCCCTGAATGGGCAACCCGTGACGATTGAATCAAACTTGAGTGAAAACAGCATCGAATTCGGCTTGACCTGGAGATTTTAATTCGATGAGGGCTTAATGCTTTATTGGGACCGGGGGTTTTGGATGACCCCCGGCCTCTTATTATATTATCGTAATTGGGCCTCCATGAACGTCTTTCTTTTCCGGCTCAAGAGGGGGCAGTCCGAGATGAGAGCGAATGACATTTTCCAATTTATCTTCTCCCACGTCGGAGCCCTGAACAACAATCTCGTCGTCCACCAGAATTGCCGGGGCAAACGGCAGCTTCGATTCAACATATTCACTCCTCTGGTATTCGGCCCTTGGCTTGGAGGTAATCTCAGTTTGAATTTCATATTTTTTGCCTAACCTAGGCAGCATTTCTTGAAAATGCTTTCAAGATTTTCCATTGGGTTCGTTCATAAAACAGCGTACCTTTACCATTATCGTTCTCCTTTCTCAGTCTGGTTTCTCTGGTAAGCATTTTAGTCCCCGCACTACAGCAAAAGATCCCCCTTCAAGGCCCGACCTGAACGAATCCGCAGACTTCATCCCTGACGGAGTTTCAAAGATGGTTTGGCGGAACAGGAAGTCACTGAAGCCGGTCTACTTCAAATGATGGACGACCTCATTGGTAGACAAGAAAGTGGCATCCCTATAGAGATTATTTTGCCCATAGAATTTACCTCCCTCCCCGTAAAAAAAATTCGGCCCTTCATAGATTAACTTATTTATATATAAATATATTTTTATATATTTCCCTTGTCAACTATTTTTAAAGAAAAAATTCTTGACAATGATGTTTCCGGAGATTATATTTAAGTATATTCTAAATTACTTCAACAAATAACCCATCCAAAAAAACATGGAAAAAAAAACAGATCCTTCCGAAATGTTTAAGGTCTTGAGCGTGGACACGCGGGTAAAGATGCTGGACCTGCTAAAATCCAAAGGTCCCCTGGGTGCTAAAAGTATTGCCGAATCGATCGGGATATCTATAGCCGCCGTATCCCAGCATCTTAAAATATTAAAACAGGCCGGATTGGTCAAAAGTGAACGTAAAGGCTACTGGATTCCCTATACGGTCGACGAGGAGGCCCTGGAATGCTGCCGACAGGTGTTAAATGAAGTCTGCACCTGCGGATGCCAGGGGACCTGTAATTTTGAAGAGAATGTACAAGGCGATCCAGACTTGAAATCCTTAATAAAATATGAGGAGGAGCTTAAAACCAGGCTCAAATTGGTTCAGGAGAGGATTAAGGGGATAGAGTCTCAAGAGAAGAAGTAGGTAATTTTTTTTGGCTTTATAATTAAGTTATAGCTTAACTACTTAACTATTTTTCGATAGAGACTTTATTCCTTCAGGTATCGGTCCTGCAAAATAACACTTAAAAAAGGAGGTGATGAACCATGTGTTGTGAAACGAATATCCAACGACCTCAAACCCGGCAAACCGCCTGTGGTTGCGGATGCACCGACTTTCCCCGTCGTTTCCTGAGTGTCCGGGAAGAAAAAGAGAAACTGGAAGCGTATCAGGAACAACTCAAAAAGGAGTTGGTCGGGGTCCAGGAAAGTATCAACAAACTTCAAAATGCCTGAATAGGGCCATAACCAACCCAACCGTTCCCGGCCGATAAAATCGGCCGGGAACGCTCAGCGAAAGCAAGATCCCGAATAAATCCTCCTTTCTTTTACGGCCGATCCTCATTCTGGGAGGAGGATTTTCTCCTGTTCCGGAGGGTCACAAATATATAATAGCCCATCAGAAGAGGGAGTACCCCCAGACTCAATTCAAAGCGACCTTGAAAAAGCTGATAGGTGCTGAACCCTACGATCAGGAGGATAAAGAGGATTTGTATGATGGCCACCGCTTTTATCATTTTCTAAACCTTTCTTGTTGCGGATGAGTGCTTCATCATAAATCAAGGGATCAGCAATGCAAAGGATTAAATAATCTGATTGACTGCAAAAGGCAAGCTGGTAAAATAAGTCCGTTACCTCGGATATCAACCGAACACAAATGGACGCAGATCGACTCGGATCGGCAGAGGGCCGATCGTGCAGATTGCCAAGATTTAATTTGAAAAAAAGTTTCAAGTTTCAAGATGCAGGTCTTCTCTTTGAGCTTTCAGCTTTGAGTTTATCTCTTGAATCTGCGGGTATCGGCGAAAATTGGCGTCCTGATAGAATTGCTGCAAAAAGCCACGGGAGGGAAAAGATGAGAAAAAAAGATTTCGGTCCTTGGTTTTGGAAAGCGGTGGCCCTGGTCGTTTTATCTGTTTTGTTTTGGCCCCAAGGGGTTCAGGCCAAATTGGGAGAGGATGATGCCCTATT
The sequence above is a segment of the Deltaproteobacteria bacterium genome. Coding sequences within it:
- a CDS encoding outer membrane protein transport protein codes for the protein MKKRFSVLIVFLVMVVGIPYGYATNGDNLMNIGPISRSMGGVGIAAPQDAISAVFANPAAMCFGPFCPNSEFNFAGTLFMPKVDAKINLGGTTYQANSTESVYAIPAIGLSVPITNALPLWRFGLAAYGVTGLGVDYRNTALDQSRFAGFGGFPLVAGEYTGLQIMKFAPSIAFQPDSRFSIGLATHIDYATLDLRSGSSNGYGFGVQLGTIYKIHDRVSMGLTYLTPQTVKHAKVRDFDGDGSADDLELEAPQQVGLGVAFDLIPNMFLIELNGKWINWNNAKGYSDFDWKDQYVFGVGAQYKVTPKLALRAGYNYGNNPVSEHNNFVGFAPKQVQGKTMPTYYYETFRAIGFPAVVEHHVTFGIGYEFSNRFAINLGYTHAFSNSIKERGTALNGQPVTIESNLSENSIEFGLTWRF
- a CDS encoding winged helix-turn-helix transcriptional regulator, with translation MEKKTDPSEMFKVLSVDTRVKMLDLLKSKGPLGAKSIAESIGISIAAVSQHLKILKQAGLVKSERKGYWIPYTVDEEALECCRQVLNEVCTCGCQGTCNFEENVQGDPDLKSLIKYEEELKTRLKLVQERIKGIESQEKK